The following proteins are encoded in a genomic region of Gemmatimonadota bacterium:
- a CDS encoding DUF2232 domain-containing protein: MNDDAVAPGSTPAPAVERERGWWRLTAALALLLFVPVFPGLRLLLPVEHSLALIAPALAACALAGWWAGGRAGLAVMWTAIAAWVVSREATLGQFDVLVTGWALVLSAAFGALALRRSAASTAFFSRAVTAIALSLALSGGMMMLVPGGPVAVREAVGAEFGRRAADALKDWREMTGRPEWKEFVKANPSADSLAQQMDAQIQATPEASQGLFPAMLALESLAALALAWALYHRVGRARIGPALVDLREFRFSDQLVWGLVTGLALVVVPGFAPLRMVGANLLMFFGAIYALRGMGVALYFLAPGRWMMVMLVAFTLLFYNVVGVLALGLGLGDTWLDWRRRARPKT, translated from the coding sequence ATGAACGACGACGCCGTGGCGCCGGGTAGCACCCCCGCGCCGGCGGTTGAACGGGAACGAGGGTGGTGGCGATTGACTGCGGCGCTTGCGCTGCTGTTGTTCGTGCCGGTGTTCCCCGGATTGCGCTTGCTCCTCCCGGTGGAGCACAGCTTGGCTTTGATCGCACCCGCTTTGGCGGCCTGCGCGCTAGCCGGCTGGTGGGCCGGAGGACGAGCCGGACTCGCCGTGATGTGGACGGCGATTGCGGCGTGGGTCGTGTCGCGCGAAGCGACCCTCGGGCAGTTCGATGTGTTGGTGACGGGATGGGCGCTGGTCCTCAGCGCAGCATTCGGAGCGCTCGCGCTCCGTCGGTCTGCGGCCAGTACGGCGTTCTTTTCGAGAGCCGTCACGGCGATTGCGCTTTCGCTCGCGCTGTCGGGTGGCATGATGATGCTGGTGCCCGGTGGGCCAGTCGCAGTGCGCGAGGCAGTGGGTGCGGAGTTTGGTCGCCGTGCCGCGGACGCACTGAAGGATTGGCGTGAGATGACCGGGCGACCGGAGTGGAAAGAGTTTGTGAAGGCCAATCCGAGCGCCGATTCTTTGGCGCAACAGATGGATGCACAGATTCAGGCCACACCGGAGGCCAGTCAGGGATTGTTTCCGGCGATGCTCGCGTTGGAATCGTTGGCCGCGCTCGCATTGGCTTGGGCGCTGTATCACCGAGTGGGACGGGCGCGCATCGGCCCAGCATTGGTCGATTTGCGCGAGTTCCGGTTCAGTGATCAGTTGGTATGGGGGTTAGTGACGGGATTGGCGCTGGTGGTGGTGCCGGGGTTTGCACCGCTGCGGATGGTTGGAGCCAATCTCTTGATGTTCTTCGGTGCGATCTACGCGCTGCGGGGGATGGGGGTGGCACTGTATTTTCTCGCCCCCGGGCGTTGGATGATGGTGATGTTGGTGGCGTTCACACTGCTCTTCTACAACGTGGTTGGTGTGCTCGCCTTGGGGCTGGGACTTGGCGATACATGGCTGGACTGGCGACGCCGGGCCAGGCCGAAAACCTGA
- a CDS encoding 50S ribosomal protein L11 methyltransferase, translating into MMKYDLHDYDAMLADPERTQAYLAAIAAAVRPGDVVVEIGTGAGFFAVAAARAGARRVYAIECSDVADVARELVADNGYADIVEVLHGDALTLSLPERGDVLIEDLRGVLPTFSNRFAVIADARARHLVPHARVTVLRDTLWAAPCQTLASDASLGEMPYGISRRAVARRIRDVWRRVRLGASDQLAAPRELARIDLETVSSPNVAGDVQWTIEHRGLMEGIAVWFDAEMAGGAAISNAPAAPRALYGQALFPLTTALPVAPGDRVHFAWRALLVGDTYVYTWDTTHESAVDGRATAFRQSSLAELLPARSVREQEARRANGSTGDTHA; encoded by the coding sequence ATGATGAAGTACGACCTGCACGATTACGACGCGATGCTGGCGGACCCCGAGCGGACCCAGGCGTACCTCGCCGCAATCGCCGCGGCCGTGCGCCCGGGCGATGTGGTCGTCGAGATTGGAACCGGCGCCGGGTTTTTTGCGGTGGCCGCGGCGCGCGCTGGTGCGCGCCGCGTGTATGCCATTGAGTGCAGCGACGTCGCCGATGTCGCGCGCGAGTTGGTGGCCGACAACGGCTACGCGGACATCGTCGAGGTGTTGCACGGTGATGCGCTCACACTCTCGCTCCCCGAACGGGGCGATGTGCTGATTGAGGATCTGCGCGGTGTGTTGCCGACCTTCAGTAATCGGTTCGCCGTCATCGCCGATGCGCGCGCTCGGCATCTAGTCCCACACGCGCGCGTGACGGTGTTGCGCGACACCCTGTGGGCCGCCCCGTGTCAGACGCTCGCGTCGGACGCGTCGCTTGGCGAGATGCCATACGGGATCAGTCGCCGCGCCGTGGCGCGCCGCATCCGCGATGTGTGGCGGCGTGTGCGACTCGGTGCGTCCGATCAACTGGCCGCGCCGCGTGAACTGGCGCGCATCGATCTCGAAACCGTCTCGTCCCCCAATGTCGCGGGCGACGTGCAGTGGACGATCGAGCACCGTGGGCTCATGGAGGGGATCGCGGTCTGGTTTGATGCGGAGATGGCGGGCGGCGCCGCCATCTCGAACGCGCCGGCCGCACCGCGCGCGCTCTACGGGCAGGCACTCTTTCCGCTCACGACCGCGTTACCGGTGGCGCCCGGTGATCGCGTGCACTTCGCGTGGCGCGCCCTGCTCGTGGGCGACACATACGTGTACACGTGGGACACGACGCACGAGTCTGCCGTTGATGGTCGGGCGACGGCGTTTCGCCAATCGTCGCTGGCCGAATTGCTGCCGGCGCGTTCGGTGCGCGAGCAGGAGGCACGGCGGGCCAACGGTTCTACTGGCGACACGCATGCCTGA
- the rpsR gene encoding 30S ribosomal protein S18: MRRQKKTCPITEAGIRFVDYKDERFLARFITDNGKILPSRLSGVDARHQRQLAKAIKKARYLALLPYTRGHTP, from the coding sequence ATGCGCCGCCAAAAGAAGACCTGCCCCATCACCGAAGCGGGCATCCGCTTTGTGGACTACAAGGACGAGCGCTTTCTCGCCCGCTTCATCACGGACAACGGCAAGATTCTGCCGAGCCGTCTGAGCGGCGTTGACGCCCGTCACCAGCGCCAGCTGGCCAAGGCCATCAAGAAGGCCCGCTACCTCGCGCTGCTGCCGTACACCCGCGGTCACACGCCGTAA
- a CDS encoding asparagine synthase-related protein codes for MSAFAVIVASQSANQPAVALLPAMVQPWGMEAPHGVDMRAVGDTPGEAAMAHGLLRTRTGATLGPHTLDQRRWLVGDVRLDAQDELRAALRAAGSPLRGDECDDLLVLRAYDAWGDGAVDHLLGDYSFALWDSDTHTLLCARDGLGMRPLFFAHVVGTFVCSNVLLAVRAHPQVSAALYEPAVVSFLQHGYNVDPRRTTFAQIRRLPSAQQFSVSAERGIHGEREHWTFPNPAPLRYADARDYVEHFRALLGDVVRDRLRLPRVGIQLSGGLDSPSLAATARRVAPEVRLDGFTIDYSSRMVDDEARLASLVAHQLGMGHQLHNGWSPPLEYVDDASLRFPEPLDALDFAEVRREAARLAAVSSVVVNGEDGDALFAPPGLLTMARAWGWGSVLGSTVRYAASHGRVPHTGLWLRRRVRDAWRERGAAPPSFVRRDVARRVGEVPIVTALRHPTRPEAVEFLSSTFWQNLIELSRPSWTGAPVETVWPFRDSRLLAFVFSIPPIPWCQRKALIRVAFQGELPDEVLARPKTPLRWMGEVTEADVRERFTGRSVKLTAQSDSFLDTAKLLHTFSVWREGPEFWPALRALQLDRWLAGLD; via the coding sequence GTGAGCGCATTTGCGGTGATCGTCGCGTCACAATCGGCGAACCAACCGGCGGTCGCACTGCTGCCCGCGATGGTGCAGCCGTGGGGGATGGAGGCTCCGCACGGTGTGGACATGCGGGCGGTAGGAGACACGCCGGGTGAGGCCGCGATGGCGCACGGACTCCTGCGGACGCGCACGGGCGCGACGCTCGGGCCACACACGCTCGATCAGCGACGGTGGCTGGTGGGTGACGTGCGCCTCGACGCACAAGACGAACTCCGCGCGGCGCTCCGCGCGGCGGGGTCCCCGCTCCGCGGCGATGAGTGTGACGATCTCTTAGTCCTGCGTGCCTACGACGCGTGGGGCGACGGCGCCGTCGATCACCTGCTCGGCGATTACAGTTTTGCCCTCTGGGACAGCGACACGCACACGCTCCTCTGTGCGCGTGACGGACTCGGCATGCGCCCGCTCTTCTTTGCGCACGTCGTCGGTACGTTCGTGTGCAGTAACGTGCTGTTGGCGGTGCGTGCGCACCCGCAGGTCAGCGCGGCGCTCTACGAACCGGCGGTCGTCTCGTTTCTGCAGCACGGGTACAATGTCGATCCTCGGCGCACGACCTTCGCGCAGATCAGACGTTTGCCGTCGGCGCAGCAGTTTTCGGTATCCGCCGAGCGCGGGATTCATGGTGAGCGCGAGCACTGGACGTTCCCCAACCCAGCGCCCCTTCGCTACGCCGATGCTCGGGACTACGTGGAGCACTTTCGCGCGCTCCTCGGGGACGTGGTGCGCGACCGACTCCGCCTGCCACGCGTGGGGATTCAACTGAGCGGAGGGCTCGACTCCCCGAGTCTTGCCGCCACCGCGCGACGGGTGGCGCCCGAGGTTCGGCTCGACGGGTTCACCATCGACTACTCCTCGCGCATGGTCGATGATGAGGCGCGACTCGCGTCGCTCGTCGCGCACCAGCTCGGGATGGGGCATCAGCTCCACAACGGGTGGAGCCCGCCGCTCGAGTATGTCGATGATGCGTCGTTACGGTTCCCGGAGCCGCTCGACGCACTGGATTTTGCGGAGGTGCGGCGCGAAGCAGCGCGACTCGCGGCGGTGTCGTCAGTGGTGGTCAACGGCGAGGACGGGGACGCGCTGTTCGCGCCGCCTGGGCTCTTGACCATGGCGCGCGCGTGGGGGTGGGGCTCGGTGCTCGGGAGCACGGTGCGGTATGCCGCCTCGCACGGTCGCGTGCCGCATACTGGGCTTTGGCTCCGTCGCCGCGTCCGCGACGCGTGGCGTGAGCGCGGGGCCGCGCCGCCGTCGTTCGTGCGTCGTGACGTGGCGCGCAGGGTGGGGGAGGTGCCGATCGTCACGGCGTTGCGGCATCCCACCAGACCTGAGGCGGTGGAGTTTTTGTCGAGCACGTTCTGGCAAAATCTTATTGAGCTGTCGCGCCCCTCGTGGACGGGCGCGCCGGTGGAGACCGTGTGGCCCTTCCGGGATTCTCGCCTGCTGGCGTTTGTGTTCTCGATTCCGCCGATCCCGTGGTGCCAGCGAAAAGCCTTGATCAGGGTAGCATTTCAGGGCGAGCTGCCGGATGAGGTGTTAGCTCGGCCGAAAACCCCATTGCGGTGGATGGGGGAAGTAACGGAAGCTGATGTACGGGAGAGGTTTACGGGTCGATCTGTAAAACTAACCGCTCAAAGCGATAGTTTTCTTGACACTGCCAAATTATTGCATACCTTTTCAGTGTGGAGAGAAGGGCCGGAGTTTTGGCCTGCCTTGAGAGCGTTGCAACTTGATCGCTGGCTGGCGGGACTCGACTAA
- a CDS encoding PqqD family protein produces the protein MATPLTAATRVVVSQDQVSTNLSGEEVILSVRDSVYFGLDPVGARIWALMHQPRTLGEIANTVVSEYDVEGTRALADLLVLADQLRDAGLLEVLPAPTA, from the coding sequence ATGGCCACCCCACTCACCGCCGCGACCCGCGTGGTTGTCAGTCAAGACCAAGTCTCCACGAATCTGTCGGGAGAGGAGGTCATTCTGTCTGTTCGGGACAGCGTGTACTTCGGCCTTGACCCGGTGGGCGCGCGGATCTGGGCGCTCATGCACCAACCACGCACGCTCGGCGAGATCGCGAATACCGTCGTCTCCGAGTACGACGTAGAGGGCACCCGCGCCCTCGCCGATCTCTTGGTGTTGGCCGACCAGTTGCGCGATGCCGGTCTCCTCGAGGTTTTGCCTGCGCCGACTGCGTAG
- the rsfS gene encoding ribosome silencing factor, which produces MPSAARTKPSARPDAPARRAAALCVDHKAQDVVVLDLHGVTDMTDYFIVASGTSDTHVRSVAKNVEAELAKDGIRPASTEGFDSGRWVLLDYVDFVVHVFHPSARAQYQLERLWGDAPLLAVSPS; this is translated from the coding sequence ATGCCGTCAGCTGCCCGAACCAAACCGTCCGCCCGCCCCGACGCTCCGGCTCGGCGCGCGGCCGCGCTGTGCGTGGACCACAAAGCGCAGGACGTCGTGGTGCTCGACTTGCACGGCGTCACGGACATGACCGATTACTTCATTGTCGCCAGCGGTACGTCCGACACACATGTGCGGTCGGTGGCCAAAAATGTAGAAGCGGAGCTGGCCAAGGACGGGATTCGGCCGGCGTCCACCGAAGGGTTCGACTCCGGTCGCTGGGTGTTGCTCGACTACGTGGATTTCGTGGTGCACGTGTTTCATCCGTCCGCGCGCGCACAGTATCAACTTGAGCGTTTGTGGGGCGATGCCCCGCTGCTCGCTGTCTCGCCCTCCTGA
- a CDS encoding lasso peptide biosynthesis B2 protein, translating into MAEQRLTLRAIGWLAFMRVALPLLPFRRLRGWFFKGTAPLVRGVSPAVSVSTSTVPMPSGTHSAAPTARTPLVADSITPSAVRRAVARAVRTLPVEASCLVQAMAAERLLRTAGLEATLQIGVARVEPQAPPLDAHAWVESQGVIVAGELDHERYAVLIRYGTVR; encoded by the coding sequence GTGGCCGAGCAACGGCTAACGTTGCGCGCCATCGGCTGGCTGGCGTTCATGCGCGTGGCATTGCCGCTCCTTCCGTTTCGCCGGTTGCGCGGCTGGTTTTTTAAGGGAACCGCTCCGCTTGTTCGCGGGGTATCGCCGGCGGTGAGCGTCAGCACGTCCACGGTGCCAATGCCTTCCGGCACGCACAGTGCGGCGCCGACCGCGCGCACGCCGCTGGTTGCCGATTCCATCACGCCGAGTGCTGTGCGCCGCGCCGTGGCGCGCGCCGTGCGAACGCTGCCCGTGGAGGCCAGCTGCCTCGTGCAGGCGATGGCCGCCGAACGCCTCCTGCGCACGGCAGGGCTCGAAGCCACGCTGCAAATCGGAGTCGCGCGCGTGGAGCCGCAGGCGCCACCGCTTGACGCGCATGCCTGGGTGGAGTCGCAGGGCGTGATTGTCGCCGGCGAACTCGACCACGAGCGCTACGCCGTGCTCATTCGCTACGGCACCGTTCGGTGA
- the rpsF gene encoding 30S ribosomal protein S6 gives MSRNYEAVYIFDSALEDAAINEKIAKHHALLSAEGEITLDHWGRRQLAYKIGTKESGYYVIARFTADGKALPEFERSLKLDDSVVRYLISVHEHELGAPPMTEEQLAARKRSDDDDDDEE, from the coding sequence TTGTCTCGTAACTACGAGGCGGTGTACATCTTCGATTCTGCACTCGAAGACGCCGCCATCAACGAAAAGATCGCAAAGCATCACGCGCTCCTCAGCGCCGAGGGTGAGATCACCCTCGACCATTGGGGCCGCCGTCAGCTCGCCTACAAAATCGGCACCAAGGAGTCGGGCTATTACGTCATCGCCCGCTTCACGGCCGACGGGAAGGCGTTGCCGGAGTTCGAGCGTTCGCTCAAGCTCGACGACAGCGTAGTGCGCTACCTCATCTCGGTGCACGAGCACGAGCTCGGGGCCCCGCCGATGACGGAAGAGCAGCTCGCCGCGCGCAAGCGCAGCGATGACGACGACGACGACGAGGAATAA
- the rplI gene encoding 50S ribosomal protein L9 has translation MEVILREAVDKLGHPGDIVTVSSGFARNFLLPRGVAYEATPGNKKRIALEKGRLEAAENERIAAAQEIANRLEALSLTFSARVGEEGKLFGSVTAADILHQLEAQGFTQVEKRMIDLPEPIRELGVFKVTVRLHADVKPEVKVWVIKA, from the coding sequence ATGGAAGTCATTCTGCGGGAAGCGGTCGACAAGCTCGGCCATCCGGGCGACATCGTAACGGTGTCGTCGGGCTTTGCGCGCAATTTTCTGTTGCCGCGCGGTGTCGCGTACGAAGCGACGCCCGGCAACAAGAAGCGCATCGCGCTGGAAAAGGGCCGTCTCGAAGCGGCTGAAAACGAACGCATCGCAGCGGCGCAAGAAATTGCCAACCGTCTCGAAGCGCTCTCGCTCACCTTCTCGGCGCGCGTCGGCGAAGAAGGCAAGCTGTTTGGTTCGGTGACCGCGGCGGACATCCTCCACCAGCTCGAAGCGCAGGGCTTTACTCAGGTCGAAAAGCGCATGATCGACCTGCCGGAGCCGATTCGTGAGTTGGGTGTGTTCAAGGTGACCGTGCGGTTGCACGCCGACGTGAAGCCGGAAGTCAAAGTCTGGGTGATCAAGGCGTAA